The Eulemur rufifrons isolate Redbay chromosome 21, OSU_ERuf_1, whole genome shotgun sequence genomic interval CCCTGAAGTCACCCTTAAAAACTTGGATGCATCCTCACCACAGCCCATGGAGACATAATCATAACAGTATTGCACTTGGGCAGCTGCTATTGTGAGCCTAGAACATGTACCTCGTACTTCAGTGAACTCTCACAACTTATCATCATCatgatttccattttactgatgaaaacATGCTCAGAGAGTGAAATGtcttgcctggggtcacacagctaacaagtggTAGAGGCCAGGATTTCATGTTCTCTGCTCCCAGATTGCTGGTTAGCCAGTGGGGAGAGAAAGCCCAAAATAaacaatttacatataatatggTGTTGGGTAGATGTTTTTCTCGGTGCCAGAGGAAGGTCATTAAGCCCAACCTAGAGCATTCAGGGCAGGCTTCCTGTAGATGGGACCCAAAAGATGCTGGGAGTTGGCAAGGGAGAAAAAAGGGGGAGGAGGATTGGAGGCAGAAATGGCAAAGGGAAGGAGATGTCAAAGGACAGGGTGTGTGTGCCCTGGGGTGAGAGTGAGGAGGGGGTAGTGGGGGCCTTCAGGGTTCTGTGGGGATCAGGATTTTGAGGGATACACTTGGGCTGCTCAAGCCACCCTCCTTGGGTGTGGTCTGCAAGGAGTCCCTGAGTTTCTGTGGTTGGACACTAGGTGTGATGTTAATGTTCATTTTTCTGGGTCAAAATCAGAGTGGGAGGGGCAAACGTGATCAGGGGGTGATTTAAAGATCATCTGGCGGCTGTATGGAGGATGCATTGGGGGGAGGCGGGGTTGGGGGCCAGGAGAGGGAGGGCCCAGTGAGGAGGGCTGCGTGAAGGCAGCAACCGAGGGACAGAGAGAAGTGGACAGTGCAGGAAGATCCTTCACGACACTTGGATGCAGGGCTGAAGAAGGAGGCCAGTGAGAAGCCCAGGTGTCTGGCTGGGGGTGCCTGGGAAGACGGTGGGCTTTCCTAGCCGTGGGGGCGCCGTGAACAGGGGCACCTTTGTGCTTTCAGGGCTATGGGATCCAGTTTTTCGGACCTAAGGAGTATTACGAGGGTGAGTGGTGTGGCAGCCAGCGCAGCGGGTGGGGCCGCATGTACTACAGCAACGGTGACATCTACGAGGGCCAGTGGTGGAACGACAAGCCCCACGGGGAGGGCATGTTGCGCCTGAGTGagtgccccgcccccacccgtcCCGACAGGCCCCGCCCCCAACACATTCCGGCCCCTTCCCGGTCGCCCCGCCCCGTCAGACCACGCCCCTGTGAGTCCCGCCCCAATGTCTTGCTGGCCACGCCCCCGCAGAGCCGTGCTCGGGTGCGGCGTTTGGTGACTAAGAGGATCCCATCCCTCCCCTCAGAGAGCTTATACTCCACCAGGGGAGCCTGACAGCAAACGTGCAAATAACTAAGACAATGTCTTAGGGCCATAATCGCCGCCCGCACTCGCACAGCACTGAGCTCCTTTAATCCCCTCCAGGCTCCCGCAAGAGAGGAGCTCTGTCATGCCCACGTTACAAAtgaaccgaggcacagagaggccgtGTCACCCGCTCATGCGGTCTGTGGGTTGTTGCCGCAAAAGCGCTAAGGAATTCTCCTTAGAAAACAGGAAGGTGTGTTGGGAAGCGACAAAGGCGTTGAGGGCTGGGGCTGTCTCGCTTGACTCAGGGTCAGGGAATGCCTCCCTGAGGAGGTATTTGAACCTTTGAAGGGAGAccggaaggaagagaaagagccgGAATGCCTTTGCATTGAGCTCTGCAGGGGTGATCCCAGGCAGAGGAGGAGTAATTCATGAGAATCTTCTCTCTACACAGCAACCAGAGTGagctttctaaaacacaaattggGCCTCGTTGCCACGTTGCTTTCAACCCTTCCAGAGCTGCCTGTCACCCTCGGGCTGAGTTCAAGGCCCTTCCTGTGGACTTTGGGGCCCAACATGAGTTGGCCCTGCTCACCCCTCCAGCTTCACCTCCCCTTCTTTTCCCCTGGAGTCCCTTGGTTTTCTCATACCAACTTCCTTTCAGCTCCTCCCAGCTTTCTGCCTCAGGGCTCCTGCACTACTGTTCCCTATTCCTAAAATGCTTTTCCCTAGATCTTTGCATTGTCCCAAACTCAGAGAGACCATCCTTGTCCACGCCACCGAAATCACATTCTTCTCAGCAcccactttctttccttcttagcACTAGGTGTGTAatcctgggcaagttgctttgcctctctgggcctgggttcaggtgattcttctgcctcagcgtcctgagtagctgggactacagacgtgcgccaccatgcctggctaatgtatTTGATTTTTGGTACACacgagtctcgctcttgctcaggctggtcttaaactcctggcctcaagcgatcctccccccttggcctcccaaaatgctaggattacaggcgtgagccaccacgcccagccggcACATCATTTCTGAGGGTCTAGACTCTTAAGCCATcctgcctgggttcagatcctggcttgagttcttcctagctgtgtgacctcaggacaTTTGCTTATACCGTGCTAtggttttctcatccataaagaAAGGATAAAACTCCTAGTTATTGTGAGGTTTCTATCTGTAAGGTGCTTAGCGTGGTGCCTAACATGTAAGTGCTCACTGAGAATATGACAAGCTCATACTTGTATACAGCAGGAGTCAGCACACTACGGCTGGCGGAGGGCCCTGCCTGGTGGCCTAGCCTGGTGTGGTGTGCCTGGCACACATCCCTTCCTGTCCTTCCCCCTCCAGAGAACGGGAACCGCTATGAGGGCTACTGGGAGCGAGGCATGAAGAACGGGTCGGGACGTTTCTTCCACCTGGACCACGGGCAGCTGTTTGAAGGCTTCTGGGTGGACAACGTGCCCAAGTGCGGCACGATGATCGACTTTGGCCGTGATGAGGCCCCTGAGCCCACCCAGTTCCCCATTCCTGAGGTGGGCAGCCCTAGCCAGGGAGAGACAGAAACCAGCACCCCCCTGCCACGCCcagctgtgcccagcccagacaGGGAACAGACCAGGCTTTGTTTTCAGTGGGGGCATCCTTAGCGAGGCTGGCAGCTCCCGATGAGGCTGGCAGCCTGGGTCTTCCATGCTCTCAAAATCAACCCCTTGCTATTTCCCTCCAGGTCAAAATTCTAGACCCTGACCGTGTGCTGCAGGAAGCCTTGGCCATGTTcaagaagacagaggaagaagaTTGATGTCGGGCGAGGGGGTGGGCACACCTGCCAGCTTGTGACGTGGCTGAGGCAGCTCCAGGGCCCAGAACA includes:
- the MORN3 gene encoding MORN repeat-containing protein 3, coding for MPVSKCPKKSEPLWKGWDRKAQKNGLRHQVFAVNGDHYLGQWNDNMKHGKGTQVWKKKGAIYEGDWKFGKRDGYGTLSLPDQETGKYKRVYSGWWKDDEKSGYGIQFFGPKEYYEGEWCGSQRSGWGRMYYSNGDIYEGQWWNDKPHGEGMLRLKNGNRYEGYWERGMKNGSGRFFHLDHGQLFEGFWVDNVPKCGTMIDFGRDEAPEPTQFPIPEVKILDPDRVLQEALAMFKKTEEED